Part of the Paenibacillus sp. JNUCC32 genome is shown below.
GATCAATCACTTCACGGAACAGATCTTCTTTTGACTTAAACGCTGCGTAAAAACTTGCAGATGATATATCTCCCATTGCGGTCTTTAACTGAGCCAGTGAAGTGGATTCAAAGCCATATTCCCAGAAAAGAATCATGGCGGCGGCAACCGCCTCGTCACGATTAAATGTACGTGGACGTCCTGTTCGCGGCATAAGATGACCTCCTTTATTAATTTTATACTAATCGATCCAGAAGTCATTGACAAGAAATGAGTGTTTGAACATAATATATGGAATGAATGATCTATAATTTGAGTTGGCTGAAGAGAGACAACTTACTTTTACACAATCTTTTCTCAAAAGGATGTGTCGACAGATGATAAACTTTAGAGACAAAGAATATCGCTGTACCTCGGAAATTGTACTCGGCTTAATCAGTGGAAAATGGAAGATATCCATTTTAAACCGCTTAGCAAAAGGTCCAGTACGGTATAATGAGCTGCGACGGGAACTTCCTGAAGCAACCCAACGTATGCTTACGATGCAGCTAAGAATGCTAGAAAGCGACGGACTTATTATTCGCAAGGTTTATCCGGTTTCACCGCCAAAAGTGGAATATTGCTTATCTCAGCTAGGTGAACAACTTGCCCCTATGCTCATGATGTTATGCGATTTTGGAACCAACTATATTGAAAACTATCCCGATGAAGTATTGTACACAAATCACAAGAATGCATAAAAAAGCTACAATCTGTCCATTTACCATTAACCTTGCCTTGATCGGGCTGCTCTTGATATTCGAAAAGCAGGAGGTACATTTTCCAAAGTACCTCCTGCTTTATATGTCTTAATTATCTATTTCCTTCGTATTGCTCACGCAGTACGTTTTTCTCTTTAGTCGTACTGACAGCTCCTTGCTTCAAACGATAGTTGACCCATGCCAACACTGCCGCAAGTATGGCCACAATCCCACCAGACCAGGATAGATCAATAAGCTTCATGTTTGTAGTGACAAAGCCGCCTAAAGCGGATCCGATCGCAATGCCAACATTGTTGGCAACGGAG
Proteins encoded:
- a CDS encoding winged helix-turn-helix transcriptional regulator — its product is MINFRDKEYRCTSEIVLGLISGKWKISILNRLAKGPVRYNELRRELPEATQRMLTMQLRMLESDGLIIRKVYPVSPPKVEYCLSQLGEQLAPMLMMLCDFGTNYIENYPDEVLYTNHKNA